The window CTAAGTTTTTTTTGCGAGAGTTGCCTCTTGCCCTCGAGTTTTTGCGGCCTCCATCAGCAATTTTTTCCTGCTGGGGGGTGGCATTACTGGCAAGGGGTTATTTCGGACTTCCTCTGAATTTTTCTCTGTCCTGCTGTGTCATGCTAGAGCTCCTTCTTGGCTTCAGAGTGGCTGGGGCTTGTCCCAGTCTTTCTGGACAAGCGTGGTATGGCTTCAGTCTCGCTTCGCTCTAAATTGAAAACTGGCCCTGTCTCTCTACCAGGTAGGTGTGGTTGCCCCAAGCCTTtaggacctggtatggtcccacgAACATTGCCTGTAACTTGGGATTTTTTCCCTGTTTCTGGCATTTGTTCGTGAGCCATACTCAGTTGCATGGGGCGTATAGCGGTGGCTCCTTTCGGTCCTCCTGTCTCACCTCCATTTGATTCTGCTGTAGTGTCTCATGCACTGTCTGCAGCTTTCACTGCACTTTGAGGGCATGCTCGTAGGCAGGGAAGAACTCGGCCGGTCGGATGTGGCTCTCCATCTAGTCTGGCAACCTCAACTTCCGTCCCAACATCAGCATGTTGGCTGTTTCTCCGGTTGCGGAGCGGGGGTGCGTCAGTATGCACTCATCAGCTGGGAAAGCAACAGATCCAATTCATCCTGTTTTCGGGCTAAGAGTAATGCCCGCAAGGAGTCTCCAAGTCCTTGGTGTTTCCTTTCCACGATTCCATCGGCCTGTGGGTGGTAAGGAGTTGTGTGTGTCTTTCCCACTTTCCAGAGTTGACACAGTttggccatcagttggctctcgaaCTGCTCCCTCTGGTCCAAGTGGACCTGCTCTGGCAACCCCAGGTAGCAAAACACCCGCTAGTCCAGCGCATTTGCGACCACTGGTACCGTGGCATCAGGCAGTGCCAGTGCTTCCTGCCATCGGGTGAAGTGGTTAGTGAggaccagcacccacttgtttCCTCTTGGCGTGACCGAAAATGGCCCTACCAGGTCTACAGCCACCTTCTGGCAGGGTCGTCCAGCGTAGAGCCTCCTTTTCCCTGTGGCCATCTTTGTTCCTCCATGCTTTGCAACCTGGCACACCTCGCATTTCTTGTTGCGCTGTCTGACTGTTGACgtcagtccgggccagtaccaaGTCAGCGGGAGGCAGTTTGTTGTCCTTCCTACCCCAGAGTAGGTCAGGGTGTGTGTTTGCCTCACTGTGGTCTTGCACATGGCTGGCGGGCAGATTGCGCATCATCTAGCGTAGCATTGCGGGGCCACGCATGCCTCCAGCACGCCATCCTGTCGTATGCACAGAGAGCCCCACACGTGATGCAGTATATCCAGCTCTCTGCATCCGACTTTTAGGTGTTCTGCTGACACTTCCTCCTGTTGCGATGGCacggtacatgatggccactggtctCTGTCCGGTAGCCTGTAGCTTTGCCAGCTCGCCCTTTGGCCCTGATTTCCCTGGCGAGGCTGGTAACCCCTCAGGGGAACTTCCGGCGCTCAGGTTCAATCTCGTCACTGATGGGGTGAGAGTCCCATTCGAGTTGCCGGCCGGCCCTCGGGGTATGTGACATTGCCCAGGGTCGATCCTGTCCTGTCGAGATTGGGAGTCTCATCCAGACAACTGGTCGGTACTCATGTGGCTAACAGCCCTGGTTCCCTTGCCAACTTCTTCCGTGAGGGACCTCCATCCTTCTGCTCAATGCTCGCGCAAtgccggcagtcctcgcaggtttgcctACTCAGCCCATCTGCGTTTCCGTGGCGAGTTCCTGACCGGTGTTCCAGAATGTAGCGGAACTCCACTAGGACCTTGAGCCACCTGGTTCAAAGGTTTCCTCCTCCTGTACAACCACCAGAGCGAAGCGTGGTCTGTCCGTAGAAGGAACTCTTGTCCATACAGATAGAGCCAAAAGTGTTTCACCACCTTGACTACCGTGAGCAATTCTCATCGAGTGACGCAGTAATCGCGCTCCAAGAgggtgagagttttgctataaTAGGCAATGACCCTCTCGCAACATTCTTGTATTTGGGACAGCACGGCTCCTACTCCACATCCACTGGCATCTGTGTCTAAGATGTACTGCCTCCAGGGGTCTGGGTAGCCCAAAAGCGGGGTGGTGCTGATACTGTCCTTCAGCTTGTTGAAGGCGATCTGTTCCCCTTCCGTCCATCTACAGGACTCTCCCTTTGCAGTCAGCCAGTGCAAGGGATGCGCTATAGTGGCAAACTCCTGgatatattgtcggtagtagccgACTGTCCCAaggaatccttggagttctTTTACTCTGCGTGGGTTCAGCCACTCCGTGACTGCTTTTACCTTGTCGGGGACCATAGAGACTCCACCCTGGCTTACTATGTGACCCAGGTAGCAAACCTGGGGTTGCAACAGTTCACATTTGGATGGTTTTAGTTTTAATCCGATCTTGTAAAGTCTCTGGACGACGTCTCCCAGCCGGTGCAAGTTTGTATCAAAGTCCATTGCGATGACAATAATGTCATCGAGATAGAGTAACAGCATTCTCCAGTAGAGGCCATGTAGGATGCGGTTCATGAGCCTTTGGAAAGTGGCTGGGGCAAACGTCAATCCGAAGGGCAACACCTTCTACTTCCACAATATGGATCGTGTTGAGAAGACCGACTCCTCTTTTGCTTCTGCATCCAGGGGTACTTGACAATACCCCTGGATTGGCAAATACCCATGCCCATGTGGTTCAACGTGCTGAAGTAATGACTCCCAGACAGTGCCTCTAGGCTGTCGTCAATCCTGAGTAGGAGTAGGTGTCCTGCTTGGTGGCGGTGTTCAGCCGCCGATAATCGATGCAGAAATGCCATTTCCCGTCCTTCTTTTGGACCAGCACCACGGGGAGCTCCAGGCTCCTCCAGCTGTTTTGATGAGCTCCATTCTGAGTAGGTCCTGGACTTTTCATTCGGCCTCCGCTTCGTTTTTCGGCCTGAGCTTGTGGAGAAGGGCTGCCAGATCGGACGAGTGCCCTCTTTGAGTAGAATGGAATGTTTCACTTTAGAGGTCCTTCCTGCGTCGTCGTCGCCCGTACTGAACACAATGGCATATCGACTCAGCAGGGAGGCTAGCCTCGCCGTCTGACTCGCCCCCTCACAGTGCGGTCGGGCCGACTGAAACAACTCCTTAAGGTGAGCCGGCACTTCACTGGCTGAAGTCGGACCAGTTTCCTACAGTAAGGGGTCGTCTTCCTCGACCTGTGGGGTCTTCACCCCTGTGTATGTGCCAATGGCGGCTCCAGACCGGAAGGTCAATGGCCTCTCCGTCGTGTTCATACAACGGGTGATGACCTGTCTCTTGGGTCCTGGCTGATTCAAGCTACTTGCTACTGGGAGCTCGTCAAGAAATCCTTCAATCAGCTCCATGGGGCAGTAACTCCGCGTGGTGATGCGACAATGTATGGCCATTTCGTCCGGGCTGGAACCACCACCCCCTGATCACCTGTACTTTGCTTTGTAGCAGTCATGCATGCCGGTCTGTGCAGAATAGATGCCTGCCATCCACTCGGACCATTGGTTGTTCAAATTCGAGAGAACAGTGATGGACCACGAATTATGGCATTCCCAGTATGGCACCATCGCTTAGACGACAGACTAGAAAAATCTCCTTCGTCCTCTCGTCCCTCAGGCAAATTGTCAACCGGATTAACCCGTAGAAGGGGAGCCGTGTTCCGTCAGTCAGTAAACCGTGGCTGTCACTATTCACAAACCGGTCTCGCACGGCTCCTGGCAGTCGGTCAAAGACCTGCTTGTTTATCAGGTCTGTAGTGCCTCCTATGTCTAAGAGAAACTGAATGGGCCATCCCTCCACTCTTCCTGGAAAGGAATAGCTGGTTGAGTAAGATTGGCTGAGGGCTTGCACTCTAGTGGTGTCTTCCA of the Watersipora subatra chromosome 4, tzWatSuba1.1, whole genome shotgun sequence genome contains:
- the LOC137394441 gene encoding uncharacterized protein, encoding MNRILHGLYWRMLLLYLDDIIVIAMDFDTNLHRLGDVVQRLYKIGLKLKPSKCELLQPQVCYLGHIVSQGGVSMVPDKVKAVTEWLNPRRVKELQGFLGTVGYYRQYIQEFATIAHPLHWLTAKGESCRWTEGEQIAFNKLKDSISTTPLLGYPDPWRQYILDTDASGCGVGAVLSQIQECCERVIAYYSKTLTLLERDYCVTR